In Pectobacterium aroidearum, the following are encoded in one genomic region:
- a CDS encoding MFS transporter → MSDLTASRTPRPYPPLLLGSQLVFNIGFYAVVPFLAIFLRDDMLLSGWAIGLVIGLRTFSQQGMFLVGGALADRFGARVIILCGCVVRISGYLLLALGDSLWPIILGACLTGVGGALFSPAIEALMAQAGTQSEKEGKRSRSEWFALFAICGELGAVLGPLLGSVLAGYGFQRVALAGAGVFVIALIVLFFSLPPTQRNQGELHIAPWWETFRQRRFVAFIIAYSAYLFSYNQLYLALPVELHRSGSSEKDLGPLFVLASLLVIGLQLPLARFARRVGAARMLPLGFALLSASFLSVALFASSTPPEGWQRLLPAISLITLLTLGQMLIVPVGMDLIPRFANNQNLGAHYGALASMGGIAVLVGNFVLGSQLDRALTPSPQAAIPWVLLAAVPLCSSLAMMVICRPFKSASTLNE, encoded by the coding sequence ATGTCAGACCTTACCGCCAGCCGCACGCCGCGGCCTTACCCTCCGTTGCTTCTGGGCAGCCAGCTTGTTTTCAACATTGGCTTTTATGCCGTCGTGCCGTTTCTGGCGATTTTCCTGCGTGACGACATGCTGCTTTCCGGCTGGGCTATCGGACTGGTGATTGGCTTACGCACCTTTTCTCAACAGGGCATGTTTTTAGTCGGCGGTGCGCTGGCTGACCGCTTTGGCGCACGCGTAATTATCCTGTGCGGCTGCGTCGTACGCATCAGCGGTTATCTCCTGCTGGCGCTGGGCGATTCGCTGTGGCCGATTATTCTCGGTGCCTGCCTGACCGGCGTCGGCGGAGCCCTGTTCTCCCCCGCCATTGAGGCATTAATGGCGCAAGCCGGTACGCAAAGTGAAAAAGAGGGAAAACGCAGCCGCTCCGAGTGGTTCGCCCTGTTTGCGATTTGCGGCGAGCTAGGCGCGGTGTTGGGTCCCCTGCTGGGCTCGGTACTGGCTGGATACGGATTCCAGCGCGTGGCGCTCGCCGGCGCTGGCGTCTTTGTCATTGCGCTCATCGTCCTGTTTTTCAGTCTGCCGCCGACGCAGCGTAATCAGGGCGAATTACACATCGCCCCATGGTGGGAAACCTTCCGCCAGCGGCGCTTTGTTGCGTTCATCATTGCCTACAGCGCTTACCTGTTCAGCTACAACCAGCTCTATCTGGCGCTGCCAGTTGAACTGCACCGCTCCGGAAGCAGTGAGAAAGACCTCGGCCCGCTGTTTGTTCTGGCTTCACTGCTCGTGATCGGATTACAGCTTCCGCTGGCGCGTTTTGCCCGCCGGGTTGGTGCAGCACGCATGCTGCCATTGGGCTTCGCACTGCTGTCTGCCTCGTTCCTTAGTGTCGCCCTGTTTGCTTCCAGCACGCCGCCAGAAGGATGGCAGCGCCTGCTTCCGGCTATCTCCTTGATTACCCTGTTAACGCTGGGACAGATGTTAATCGTCCCCGTTGGTATGGATCTCATCCCGCGTTTTGCCAACAACCAGAATCTGGGGGCGCACTATGGCGCGCTGGCATCGATGGGCGGCATTGCTGTTCTGGTCGGCAACTTTGTACTCGGTAGCCAGCTCGACCGTGCGCTGACGCCGTCGCCACAGGCCGCTATTCCGTGGGTGCTGCTCGCCGCTGTGCCGCTGTGCAGTTCGCTGGCGATGATGGTCATCTGCCGCCCGTTTAAATCCGCTTCAACCTTGAATGAATAA
- a CDS encoding ATP-binding cassette domain-containing protein: protein MINWNRHTDAILQVENLNLSIGGEAKVSEVSFTLFAGERVCLLGASGSGKSLTAKAVIGTPPAGCQVSGSIRVNGEEVGQLKALARPQTGRVSAVFQDSAAALNPLMPLGKQLSLALKTTSSAELSALLSAMQLDDIPNLLQRYPAELSGGQRQRICITLALLGKTRLLVADEPTTALDVITQQQVLQVLQERSVQPDAPALLFITHDIAVAAQLCQRGLVMENGQIVESGSMLQLLDAPQHPYTRSLVAVARRADTLLSDNVLLTTNISPATIAGALAG from the coding sequence ATGATTAACTGGAACAGACACACAGACGCCATTCTTCAGGTAGAGAACCTTAATCTATCTATTGGTGGCGAAGCCAAAGTCAGCGAGGTCAGTTTTACGCTGTTCGCGGGTGAACGTGTCTGTTTACTCGGCGCATCCGGTTCAGGTAAATCCCTCACTGCCAAAGCAGTCATCGGCACGCCGCCAGCAGGTTGTCAGGTTAGTGGCAGCATTCGGGTCAATGGCGAAGAGGTGGGTCAGTTGAAAGCGCTGGCTCGCCCGCAGACTGGCCGCGTCTCTGCCGTGTTCCAGGACTCGGCAGCAGCGCTGAATCCCCTCATGCCGCTGGGAAAACAGCTGTCACTGGCGTTGAAAACGACCTCTTCCGCTGAGCTTTCTGCGCTGCTTAGCGCTATGCAATTGGATGACATTCCCAACCTGTTGCAGCGCTACCCTGCCGAATTGTCCGGCGGTCAGCGTCAGCGCATTTGTATTACCCTTGCACTGCTCGGCAAGACGCGTCTGCTGGTGGCAGACGAGCCCACTACCGCGCTTGATGTCATTACTCAGCAGCAGGTATTGCAGGTCTTACAGGAACGTAGCGTCCAGCCGGACGCCCCCGCCCTGCTGTTTATTACGCATGATATCGCCGTTGCCGCACAACTTTGCCAACGCGGTCTGGTGATGGAAAACGGGCAGATCGTGGAATCTGGCAGTATGCTGCAACTGCTGGATGCACCACAGCATCCTTACACCCGCAGTCTGGTTGCTGTCGCCCGTCGCGCTGACACACTTTTATCCGACAATGTGTTATTGACGACGAATATATCGCCTGCAACCATTGCCGGAGCGCTCGCCGGATGA
- a CDS encoding AMP nucleosidase, with amino-acid sequence MHNSDVSLTVTQALDKLEALYDDAVSALRDAIGDFINDGTLPDANARAAGLFSYPALRVSWSGNSTGHPRHRAYGRFTHPGSYSTTVTRPAFLRAYLAEQLALLEGDYDVTIDVSPSQQEIPFPYVLDGSDLILDRSMSAGIAKHFPTTELSQIGDETADGLFHATTTSPLSHFDALRTDFSLARLRHYTGTPVEHIQPFILFTNYTRYVDEFVRWACAQIADPDSPYEALSCAGGIYITAETPNPEQTVSDLAWKNHQMPAYHLIPRQGKGITMVNIGVGPSNAKTICDHLAVMRPHAWLMIGHCGGLRESQSIGDYVLAHAYLRDDHVLDAVLPPDIPIPSIAEVQRALYDATKMVSGMPGEEVKQRLRTGTVVTTDDRNWELRYAASALRFNLSRAVAVDMESATIAAQGYRFRVPYGTLLCVSDKPLHGEIKLPGQANRFYEGAISEHLQIGICAIDLLRAESDKLHSRKLRTFNEPPFR; translated from the coding sequence ATGCATAACAGCGACGTCAGTCTTACCGTCACTCAGGCTCTGGATAAACTGGAAGCGCTGTATGATGACGCCGTCTCAGCGCTGCGCGACGCCATCGGGGACTTCATCAATGATGGCACCCTGCCCGATGCCAACGCGCGCGCGGCGGGATTATTTTCCTACCCGGCCTTGCGCGTCAGCTGGAGCGGCAATTCGACCGGCCATCCCCGCCATCGCGCCTATGGACGTTTCACCCATCCCGGCAGCTACTCCACCACCGTGACCCGCCCGGCATTTCTACGCGCTTATCTGGCTGAACAGCTTGCGCTGCTGGAGGGGGATTATGATGTCACCATTGACGTCAGCCCGTCACAGCAGGAAATTCCGTTCCCCTACGTGCTCGACGGTTCCGACCTGATTCTTGACCGCTCCATGAGCGCGGGCATCGCCAAACATTTCCCCACTACGGAACTGTCACAGATTGGAGACGAGACGGCCGACGGGCTGTTTCATGCCACCACCACATCGCCGCTGTCGCACTTCGACGCCCTGCGCACTGATTTCTCGCTGGCGCGGCTTCGCCACTACACCGGCACGCCGGTGGAACATATTCAGCCGTTTATCCTCTTCACCAACTACACCCGTTATGTCGATGAGTTTGTACGCTGGGCGTGTGCGCAGATTGCCGATCCCGATAGCCCCTATGAGGCACTATCCTGCGCGGGCGGTATCTACATCACCGCCGAGACACCGAACCCAGAGCAGACGGTGTCCGATCTGGCCTGGAAGAACCATCAGATGCCTGCCTATCACCTGATCCCCCGCCAGGGTAAAGGGATTACGATGGTCAACATTGGCGTCGGACCATCCAACGCGAAAACCATCTGCGATCACCTTGCGGTGATGCGTCCGCATGCCTGGCTGATGATTGGCCACTGCGGCGGCCTGCGCGAGAGTCAGTCCATCGGTGATTATGTGCTGGCGCACGCTTACCTGCGTGACGATCACGTACTGGACGCCGTATTGCCGCCTGACATCCCGATTCCCAGCATCGCCGAAGTGCAGCGTGCGTTGTACGACGCCACCAAGATGGTCAGCGGCATGCCGGGAGAAGAAGTTAAGCAGCGCCTGCGTACCGGCACGGTGGTTACCACTGATGACCGCAACTGGGAGCTCCGCTATGCGGCCTCTGCTCTACGGTTTAACCTCAGTCGCGCCGTCGCGGTAGATATGGAAAGTGCGACAATTGCCGCGCAGGGGTATCGTTTCCGAGTGCCTTACGGCACGCTGCTGTGCGTCTCGGATAAGCCGTTACACGGTGAAATCAAGCTGCCGGGACAGGCAAACCGTTTCTATGAAGGGGCGATTTCGGAGCATTTGCAGATTGGCATCTGCGCCATCGATCTGTTGCGGGCTGAAAGCGATAAGCTGCACTCACGCAAACTGCGTACCTTTAACGAGCCGCCGTTCCGCTAG
- a CDS encoding aryl-sulfate sulfotransferase → MGHPSVYPTGTTIYNPEKAWGGYTVFQALERGAVLVDMNGTELRLWEGLHGFPNKILPGGYILGHSGERDSRYGMQDMVDLIQVDWDGNVVWKFNGYEHITDPDLPPEWMARVHHDYQRSGNPVGYYAPGQEPQSIGGNTLLLAHTNLHNERISDKLLLDDTIIEVDWEGNILWEWRCSDHFDELGFDDDAKTALYNNPNLRKSGGGMGDWMHINSMSALGPNPWFDQGDTRFHPDNIIWDARESNIIAIIDKQSGNIVWQLGPNYNTPELKHIGWIIGQHHAHMIPAGLPGAGNILVFDNGGWAGYGAPNPASADGVKNAWRDYSRVLEINPVTLDIVWRYSPYEAGIPHPTDAFRFYSPYISNIQRLPNGNTLINEGANGRLFEVTVDHEIVWEFISPYWGKTVNTNMLYRAYRVPYEWVPQLPRPQETPVIAPDNTRLRQPGAAAPGFASVIRIEGTRPYKKSGDALCVATDSEDLKRSPKLFAVNRERFASLTADDWPELAAQQGPQLLLVGAERCVHCKSLYRQLETILDNEEHRHLPSHYLDADRHTALAEKLAVRTLPTLLWIENGGERARLSGAQQPERLRQWLAAQQR, encoded by the coding sequence ATGGGACACCCTTCCGTCTACCCGACCGGTACGACGATTTACAACCCGGAAAAAGCCTGGGGCGGCTACACTGTCTTTCAGGCGCTGGAGCGCGGCGCGGTGCTGGTGGATATGAACGGCACCGAACTACGCCTGTGGGAAGGCTTGCACGGTTTTCCCAACAAAATCCTGCCCGGCGGTTACATCCTCGGGCATAGCGGTGAACGTGATTCGCGCTACGGCATGCAGGACATGGTCGATCTGATTCAGGTGGACTGGGACGGCAACGTCGTCTGGAAATTCAACGGCTATGAACACATTACCGATCCTGATCTCCCACCAGAATGGATGGCGCGCGTCCATCATGATTACCAGCGCAGCGGTAATCCGGTCGGCTATTACGCACCGGGACAAGAGCCGCAGTCGATTGGCGGCAACACGCTACTGCTGGCGCATACCAATCTGCATAACGAACGGATCAGCGACAAACTGCTGCTCGACGACACCATTATTGAGGTGGACTGGGAAGGTAACATCTTATGGGAATGGCGTTGCAGCGATCATTTTGACGAGTTGGGCTTTGACGACGATGCGAAAACCGCGCTGTACAACAATCCTAACCTGCGCAAAAGTGGCGGCGGCATGGGCGACTGGATGCACATCAACTCCATGTCGGCACTCGGCCCCAACCCGTGGTTCGATCAAGGCGATACCCGTTTCCACCCGGATAACATTATCTGGGACGCCCGCGAATCCAACATCATCGCCATCATCGACAAACAGAGTGGCAATATCGTCTGGCAGCTTGGTCCTAATTACAACACGCCTGAACTCAAACACATTGGCTGGATTATCGGCCAGCATCACGCGCATATGATACCCGCGGGCTTGCCGGGGGCGGGCAATATTCTGGTGTTTGATAACGGTGGTTGGGCAGGCTACGGCGCACCCAATCCGGCCTCGGCCGACGGCGTGAAAAACGCCTGGCGTGACTATTCGCGCGTGCTGGAAATCAACCCGGTGACGCTGGATATTGTCTGGCGCTATTCGCCCTACGAAGCAGGCATTCCACACCCGACCGACGCTTTCCGTTTTTACAGCCCGTACATCAGTAATATCCAGCGCCTGCCGAACGGCAATACGCTGATTAACGAAGGCGCCAATGGTCGACTCTTTGAAGTCACCGTCGATCACGAGATTGTCTGGGAGTTTATTTCCCCGTATTGGGGCAAGACGGTGAATACCAACATGCTGTATCGCGCTTACCGTGTGCCCTACGAGTGGGTGCCACAGTTGCCGCGTCCACAGGAAACGCCAGTGATCGCCCCCGACAACACTCGGCTACGTCAACCGGGAGCCGCCGCCCCCGGCTTCGCCAGCGTCATTCGTATTGAGGGCACGCGCCCCTACAAAAAGAGCGGCGATGCCCTGTGCGTCGCAACCGATAGCGAAGACCTCAAGCGCAGCCCGAAGCTTTTTGCCGTCAACCGCGAGCGCTTTGCTTCACTGACCGCTGACGACTGGCCTGAACTGGCAGCCCAACAAGGCCCACAGTTGCTGCTGGTCGGCGCGGAGCGCTGCGTCCACTGCAAAAGCCTCTACCGCCAGTTGGAAACGATTCTGGATAACGAGGAACACCGCCACTTACCGAGTCATTATCTGGACGCCGATCGTCACACTGCGCTGGCGGAGAAACTGGCGGTCAGAACGTTACCGACCCTGCTATGGATCGAAAATGGTGGAGAACGGGCTCGCTTGAGCGGCGCACAGCAACCCGAACGCCTACGCCAGTGGCTGGCCGCACAGCAACGCTAA
- a CDS encoding dipeptide/oligopeptide/nickel ABC transporter ATP-binding protein produces MNHHLHAVPTPFLSLEHVSRYCQTSRLPWQKIDPAGAIFHDLSLTIQQHERVGLVGASGCGKSTLLKTLLALEAPERGAVYCDGNLIKPGSVRSLIWYRRRVQYIPQDPAGSLAPRQRVADLLTEPLKRLRPDENRHVNGKNSTRLREVMDQVGLSTTLLDRVAGQLSGGQAQRVALARALMVQPEFLVADEPVSGLDLPLREQIKTLLQQVTKQNKMGLLMVSHDISMLAGLCDRMLVMDGGCIIEDRPTAEVLASPQQPHTARLLQAVPALSTSGY; encoded by the coding sequence ATGAACCACCACCTGCATGCGGTTCCCACACCGTTTTTAAGCCTCGAACACGTCAGCCGCTATTGCCAAACGTCGCGTTTGCCGTGGCAAAAGATCGATCCTGCCGGTGCGATTTTTCACGACCTGTCGCTGACGATACAACAGCATGAACGCGTCGGGCTGGTTGGCGCTTCCGGCTGTGGTAAATCCACGCTGCTAAAAACCCTGCTCGCGCTTGAAGCGCCGGAGCGTGGCGCCGTGTACTGCGACGGCAACCTGATTAAGCCGGGATCGGTGCGTTCGCTGATTTGGTATCGTCGCCGCGTCCAGTATATTCCTCAGGATCCGGCAGGCTCGCTCGCGCCACGCCAGCGCGTTGCCGATCTTCTCACCGAGCCGCTGAAACGACTCCGTCCTGATGAAAACCGGCATGTTAATGGAAAGAATTCGACCCGTCTGCGTGAAGTCATGGATCAGGTGGGGTTGAGCACCACACTTCTGGACAGAGTCGCCGGGCAGCTTTCCGGCGGTCAGGCACAACGTGTCGCGCTGGCACGAGCGCTGATGGTTCAACCCGAGTTTTTAGTGGCGGATGAGCCGGTCAGCGGTCTGGATTTACCGTTGCGCGAACAGATTAAAACGCTGCTTCAACAGGTCACCAAACAAAACAAGATGGGTTTACTGATGGTATCGCACGATATTTCCATGCTCGCCGGTTTGTGCGACAGAATGCTGGTTATGGACGGCGGATGCATCATTGAAGATCGCCCCACCGCCGAGGTTCTGGCTTCACCGCAGCAGCCGCACACTGCCCGCCTGTTGCAGGCCGTACCCGCGCTGTCGACGTCTGGTTATTAG
- a CDS encoding ABC transporter substrate-binding protein — MNMRNLLWPVSGLLSATLLLSGCFNEPEEKHTSHHDGRIKLAMLQPPRSGLTPLSDDAFKLSRWSTAETLVVLDKLGEAQPALATTWQQIDDKSWRFELRPNVHFHDNTTLNAATVVNALTVASTAAPKPRILDGVQLTVKADGDNAVIVSTAKADPLLPQRLSSPQLAILSTHAYGQNGVVNPVNTGSGPFVLRSVTGTSSAVLDRFDGYWGEKAQASGIDVSFVSDGAARAAALRTGTADIVEAIPVSQAPLLDQSLVHEVPMPRTNTLYLNTLHGVMQDPAMRAAVRDAINRQQLVDNVYEKRADIAQGLLGPALPWAAELRQPVANPVKAGTPAGATITLATFSDRAELPEVAVYLAQQLTAAGFTVKQVVREYAQIESDALAGKFDAFILSRATVLDSGDPVAYLYSDFACEGSFNIAQLCRPEIDLALQKAAMIPAGVARRQAIMQAENLILASDAAIPMLHERVIQGESAQVKDALRDPRERTLINATTHIATDAK; from the coding sequence ATGAATATGCGTAATCTCCTGTGGCCCGTTTCCGGCCTGCTATCAGCCACACTGCTGCTGTCAGGCTGCTTCAACGAGCCGGAGGAAAAGCACACCTCGCATCATGACGGCCGAATCAAACTGGCGATGCTTCAACCACCGCGCTCCGGCCTGACGCCATTGAGCGATGATGCCTTTAAGCTGTCGCGCTGGAGCACGGCAGAAACGCTAGTGGTGCTCGACAAGCTCGGCGAAGCTCAGCCTGCGTTAGCGACAACATGGCAGCAGATCGATGATAAATCCTGGCGTTTTGAGCTGCGTCCCAATGTTCATTTTCACGATAACACCACGTTAAACGCCGCCACGGTGGTTAATGCGCTCACCGTCGCGTCCACCGCCGCCCCCAAACCGCGCATTCTGGACGGCGTGCAGTTAACGGTAAAAGCCGATGGCGATAACGCCGTGATTGTCTCCACCGCTAAAGCCGATCCACTGCTGCCCCAGCGCTTATCCAGCCCGCAGTTGGCGATTCTCTCTACCCATGCCTACGGCCAGAATGGCGTCGTTAACCCAGTCAATACCGGAAGCGGTCCGTTTGTTCTGCGTAGCGTCACTGGCACCAGCAGCGCGGTGTTAGATAGATTCGACGGTTACTGGGGTGAAAAAGCGCAGGCCAGCGGGATCGACGTCAGCTTTGTCTCTGACGGTGCAGCGCGCGCGGCTGCATTACGTACCGGCACGGCAGACATTGTCGAAGCCATTCCGGTTTCTCAGGCACCGCTGCTGGATCAATCGCTGGTGCATGAAGTCCCGATGCCGCGTACCAACACGCTGTATCTGAATACGCTCCATGGCGTGATGCAAGATCCTGCGATGCGTGCCGCCGTGCGTGATGCCATCAATCGCCAACAGCTGGTGGATAACGTTTATGAGAAGCGCGCCGACATCGCGCAGGGCCTGTTAGGTCCCGCGTTGCCGTGGGCGGCGGAACTGCGCCAGCCGGTGGCAAATCCGGTCAAAGCCGGTACGCCTGCGGGTGCGACCATCACGCTGGCAACCTTCAGCGATCGCGCCGAGCTGCCTGAGGTGGCAGTCTATCTGGCACAGCAGCTTACCGCCGCCGGATTTACGGTGAAACAGGTAGTGCGTGAGTATGCGCAGATTGAGTCCGACGCGCTGGCAGGCAAGTTTGACGCCTTTATTTTATCCCGCGCTACCGTGCTGGATTCCGGCGATCCGGTGGCTTACCTGTACAGCGATTTTGCCTGCGAAGGGTCATTCAACATCGCGCAACTGTGCCGCCCGGAAATCGATCTGGCGTTACAGAAAGCGGCTATGATTCCTGCTGGCGTTGCACGCCGTCAGGCCATCATGCAGGCAGAAAACCTGATCCTTGCCAGCGATGCTGCGATTCCGATGCTGCATGAGCGCGTCATTCAGGGTGAAAGCGCACAGGTAAAAGACGCACTGCGCGACCCGCGTGAACGCACGCTGATTAACGCCACCACGCATATTGCTACCGACGCGAAATAA
- a CDS encoding ABC transporter permease subunit produces MSEPLYCRTCATINQTQRPQYGMLIPLFSRLLTLAGIVVLIGMLPWLSGQDPALALLRARSGEQEATAETLNAIRHSLGLDQGPLQLLLNWLTGLLHGDAGNSWVSGRPVLPGMLQAAGVSLTLMASSALVAFTLAAVLCAPTFRQGLRGQVHRSGGLFAALFTALPEFLLASFLLIVGAVWLQWFPPYGWLGLHYAVLPSLALGIPAGGYLGRIIADALSATFSENWLTTWSVAGVSRRHVALAVLKRTLPSVMPLVGLVLVSLTGGAIAVEKVFAIPGLGRATLGAAAAQDLPALQIGVLILLLIASLAGIAASGVRLLILGRALRSGAMPVPEERGSPVSRYAIWLPVICVLLLALLLLAGLPRDPYTSAFLRLQPPSFLLPFGADAMGRDLLARVAHGTLNTCLLALVVSLACLAIGLLVGLFPRLLTGPIEVTNALPPVIAGLLVAAVNGPTATGAAIAVIAVSWAPLAAHTAALVAEINARPYIRMLPILGVGPIRRSLFYVLPALIGPLFRHAMLRLPGIALALASLGFLGLGASPPTPEWGRVLAEGMPYIERAFWGVLAPAAALGVLSILAVSAANLSGRHKH; encoded by the coding sequence ATGAGCGAACCGCTATATTGCCGCACCTGTGCAACCATCAACCAGACACAACGCCCGCAATACGGCATGCTGATCCCGCTGTTTTCGCGGCTGCTGACGCTGGCGGGGATCGTCGTGCTGATTGGTATGCTGCCGTGGTTGTCCGGTCAGGATCCGGCGCTGGCGCTGCTACGTGCTCGTTCCGGCGAGCAGGAAGCGACGGCGGAAACGCTAAATGCCATTCGTCACTCTCTCGGGCTGGATCAGGGCCCACTGCAATTGCTGTTGAACTGGCTGACAGGTCTACTACACGGCGATGCAGGCAATTCCTGGGTGTCTGGCCGACCAGTCCTTCCGGGGATGTTACAGGCGGCGGGCGTCTCGCTCACGCTGATGGCGTCCTCAGCGCTGGTGGCCTTCACACTGGCTGCCGTGTTGTGCGCCCCAACCTTTCGCCAGGGGTTACGCGGTCAGGTTCATCGTTCAGGCGGTCTGTTTGCCGCCTTATTTACCGCACTGCCTGAATTTCTGCTGGCGTCGTTTCTGCTGATCGTCGGTGCCGTCTGGCTACAGTGGTTTCCGCCCTATGGCTGGCTGGGCCTACACTACGCGGTGCTGCCGTCGCTGGCGCTCGGTATTCCGGCAGGCGGCTACCTTGGTCGAATTATTGCCGACGCACTCTCCGCCACGTTCAGCGAAAACTGGCTCACCACCTGGAGCGTGGCGGGCGTGAGCCGTCGTCATGTCGCACTGGCGGTGCTGAAACGTACGTTGCCCAGCGTGATGCCGCTGGTCGGGCTGGTGCTGGTCTCGTTAACCGGTGGTGCCATCGCTGTCGAAAAAGTATTCGCGATTCCCGGTCTGGGACGTGCGACGCTGGGAGCTGCGGCCGCACAGGATCTGCCCGCCTTACAGATTGGCGTGTTGATTCTTTTACTCATCGCCTCACTGGCGGGTATCGCTGCCAGCGGCGTACGGCTGCTGATTCTCGGACGCGCGCTGCGGAGCGGGGCGATGCCCGTGCCGGAAGAACGTGGTAGCCCGGTGTCTCGCTATGCAATCTGGCTGCCGGTTATCTGCGTGCTACTGCTGGCGCTGCTGTTGCTGGCTGGCTTACCGCGCGATCCCTATACGTCTGCCTTTCTACGCCTGCAACCGCCGTCGTTCCTGCTGCCTTTTGGCGCGGACGCGATGGGGCGTGATTTACTGGCGCGCGTCGCCCACGGCACGCTAAATACCTGTCTGCTGGCACTGGTGGTATCGCTGGCCTGTCTGGCAATCGGCCTGCTGGTTGGGCTGTTTCCGCGTCTGCTTACGGGCCCCATCGAAGTGACCAACGCCTTGCCGCCGGTGATTGCCGGGCTGCTGGTTGCCGCCGTTAATGGCCCGACGGCAACGGGCGCGGCGATTGCCGTGATTGCAGTGAGTTGGGCTCCGCTGGCTGCCCACACCGCGGCGCTGGTCGCCGAAATTAATGCGCGTCCTTATATTCGCATGCTGCCAATCCTTGGCGTGGGACCGATACGGCGCAGCCTGTTTTATGTTTTGCCTGCGCTGATTGGGCCACTCTTTCGTCACGCCATGCTGCGACTGCCAGGCATCGCGCTGGCGCTGGCATCGCTCGGCTTCTTAGGTCTGGGAGCCTCACCGCCGACACCAGAGTGGGGACGCGTGCTGGCAGAAGGAATGCCGTATATCGAACGTGCCTTCTGGGGCGTGCTGGCACCGGCGGCCGCACTCGGCGTGCTGTCGATACTGGCCGTGAGCGCGGCAAACCTCTCTGGTCGCCACAAGCACTAA